Part of the Halococcus sediminicola genome, GATACTCGGGTCGTCGAACTGATCGGCGACGCCCAGGACGACCTCATCTTCTTGACCGTCGGGGAGTTGCTCACCGAGGGCGTACTCGACGAACTGGCGGCGGCCGCAGACCGGGGTGTGTCCATCCGGGTAGCTGATGGAACAGCAGCGACACATGAACGGGTGGCGTCCGCGGTTCCTGAAGTCGAGTTCGTCGAACCACCGTGGGAGTGGCACGCCACCCCGACAGGTCGGCTGGTGATGGCCGACGGTGAGACGATCTTGATGAGCGTCTTCGAGAACGGTGGCTCACCAACGGAGACCGCGATCTGGGGGACCGGCAGTCGGAACAGCCTGGTGGTCGTCCTCAAGGCGATTTTCGCGTGGTGGCTCGGCAACGCCGACCGGTTCCCGCTCTCGGGTGAGTCGGGGTGAGCGCGTCGGCATGTTCGGTCATATATACCGACGCCGAGCAAACGGACCGAGAATCGCACGCACCAATCGATAAGAGTCTTGTACCGTCCCTCCGTTCATGGAAGCAGTGCGACATGGCCCGCTCACAGAGATTATCGCAAATCCTCACAAAACGCTTTTTGGAGCGTAGGTGTTATCGCATACCATGAGTTGTGTCAGAGAAAACTACTGCACCGAGTGCGAGTGGTCCGTCAGTAGTGGGGATCACCCGGTCCCCGAACGGACACAGCTCGCCATCGAGCACGCGGTCACGACGGGGCACGACATCGACTGTATTCTCGATACCGAAGAGCCATCGACCGACGCATTCGCCGTAGATTCCGCGGAACAGTCGGTAGACTGAGGATGCGGCTAGTCGGCCAGTCCCCGTGATCCACCCCTCGCCCATCGACCATCGACAATCGATTACCCTCTACGTCCCGGTGAAACCGGCGTCGGTCGATGGGCGACCGTCGGCTTCGTGTATGCGTTCGATATCGACGGTCACTCCCTGTTCGGTCCAGTGTTCGTGTGCCTCTAGGAGATTCTCTCGACGTGGATAGAGCAGCTGGAATCGCCAGCGTGCCTGTTGGCCACGGATATTGAGAATTCTACCATTTGCTGCGGTAAGTGTATTCAGCACCCGGTAGACGTCGTCGCTCCAGTCCACCCGGTAGGAGCATGCATCCTCCGCTCCCTGAGAGCTGAGCGGTGACGCACACTCGACGCTTGGATCAGCCGCGAAGGCGTCGTCGAGTGCATCGCGGTCGCCCCCACGCACGCGAACCACGGGAGTCGCTGTCTCATCGCCGGACTCAATGATCGGATCGACCGCGGCTTCCATGTCGGGAAGCATTTCGAACGTCGTGGACAGCGCGAACTCGGTTGCTGGGACTCGCGCCGTAACAACAGTCTCCATCTAGCGGGAGTTTTCTTCCACCGTGCGGATAACGGTGTTGTGAGGGATACCGTGAAATAATCATGGTTCTTGATCGGCAGTCGAAATCCGTATCCAAATCAATCACGGCTGTATTGCGCGATCACAGTGGTTGCGTGAGTCCGGGTGGAAAACAACCCTTGAATTATTCACGGGTCTGTTCCGATTCAAATCACAATATACTATAATATACCATTTTCGATGGAAGTCTAGTCGTCAGATGACGCGACCAACGCTCTTTCATTTGCAAGCGGCGTTTCTCCGCTCATGGCTTCAATCGCAGAGTTCGTTATTCCGGCCGACGAGTTCGCGCTCCGGGAGACGCTCGAACGCCGGCCCGAGCTCGTCTGCGAAGTCGAGCGCGTGGTTGCCCACGACACGACCCACATCATCCCGTTTATTTGGGTTTCTGGCGGGGAACTCGACGGTCTCACGCAACTGCTCGACACCGATCCGAGTGTCAACGACATCGAACTGCTCTCCGAGACGGACGACGAACGTTTGTATCGGCTTTCATGGGCTGACGAAGCCCGCGTCGTCGGTCATATGGTCTCTGAGTGGAAGGCGACGGTCCACCAAGCCGTTGCCGCGGATGGCCAGTGGTCCCTGCGGGTGTTGTTTCCCGACCGAAGCGCTATGTCAGAAGTGAGTGAATTCGCTCGTGAGCACGGGTTGTCTCTCGACCTTCGCCGGCTCTACGAGGTCGACAACGCCGAGCGGGCCCGCTTTGACCTCACTGAAAGTCAACAGAAAGCACTGACTGCAGGCTACGAGCACGGGTATTACGAGATCCCACGGGATATCGATATGGCCGACCTCGCCACAATGCTCGACATCTCTCATCAAGCACTCTCCGAGCGGCTGCGCCGCGCAACGGGAAATCTCATCGAAAACACGCTCCTGGTCGATGAGACCGAAGACGAGTGACCCAACGGCATGGCTTACTTCCATCTAATGTCGGGGGGTTTCGCACAACCACAACACGCTCGCGCACCCCGACCGCCGCTCAGGCACTCTCATGTTGATTTCTACTCAGTCATCCGCGAACCTCCCCTGCCTCAATGTCGTAGTTGTCTGGGCAAAGGCAACACGACATGCAGTCGAACGCAGTCACGATTACCACTCCTCGAACTGCTGCTCATCACTGACGAGTACGAACAGCTCCTTCGGACGACTGGCTCTTAGCGCGACGAGCTGCGACCTTCACCGCTACCAGCGCGTCGAGAGATTAGCGACGAGGATCCCTATCTCGGCGTGAGTCCGCGTCATCTCCAACGTATCGTGAAGAACACCCCAGACCGCACGGCTGACGACGATTTTCGCTCTTGCCGAATCTGGTGAAACAGTCGCGGAGGAACTACAGCATCCCGCCGTATGCTAGTGGATGTGCTCCAACGGACAGCTTTCGGCGGGATGCTCCAGGAAGTTGTTGAGCGCCAAGCAATAGTGTTCCGCCCCGAGCCGCTCGACGCCATCGTCGAGCGGCGCTGCAAGCGTGCGTGGGAGCAGGCTCCCTGTCCCGAGTGTGGGGAAACAACTCTCCAGACTCGGGACGAGAGTCCCCGAGTCTGGTGTCGTAACTGCCGCTATAGCTTCACATACACCCGAAACACGCCGTTCGCAAACACCGGTCTTACACCCGGTGAACTCCTTCTCATCTTCATTCTCTACGCTGATACCTTGCTCAGCATCAACCAGATCGCCCAGCTATTCGATTCCTGCTACGACACGATCCATATACAACTCCGTGAGGGGGAAGCCGCGTTCGAACGCGGCTTTCCCCTCGTCTGGGAACGCATCCAGCACACCGTTGAGGGACCAACACAGATCGATGAAACCGGCTCGAAGTGTTCGGGCTACAAAGGTCAATCGCCGCCGCGGGATGGTCTCTCCCGCGGCGGTTCTGGGGAACCGGGCCGATCACGCTGGGAGGGAGCACCGGGCGACAAACTCACGCTCGTCGCGGCGAGCCGCGACGTGCTTCGGGTGATCTCAGCCGAAGAAGGATCAAAATACGACGAGAATCTCGGGCCAGTGATCGAGGAAGCAGGCGATCTCTCCCAGCCGCTGGGAGAGATCTGGACCGACGAACTTCCTGCGTATCAGCAGATGAACCACGAGCATCGAACCGTTGTTCACGACGATAAGTACGTCTCAGACGATGGCGTCCACACAAATCAAGTCGAATGCCTCTGGTCGCTGATCCAGCCGTGGCTGGAGAAGTTCCGCGGTCTCTCCAAACCAGGATTGGAGCAGTCCGTCCGAACCTACGGGTTCGTACGGACGTTGAACCTCGTCGGAGCACCGCTACACGGTCTCGTTGACTGCTTCGCCCTCAACGTGTTTCACTAGATTCGGCAAGAGCGACGATTTTACTATGGAGAGGATATCATGAAGCAATTTCAGGCTCGTCACCATGATGCTGTAGCGAGGAGCTTTACAATCGAGTTGGGGTGACGCCAGCAGTGGTGAGACGATCATCATCGCGATTTTTCTCGTTGTCACTGGGTTAGCTATCCCGGTAGTTCCGATCGTCTGGATCGCGCGTGTCATTGCGAACTGATCGGTACTAGCTGTAAGAAGCACACTTCTGCTCGTGTATGAGAGTCGCTATTCGAGGCTGGATTGGTGGTTTGTCGGTCGGTTCTGGTCCTCAGATGCACCTTCTGAGAGTTCGTTTGTCCACCCTTTATCCATAGTAAAGAATATTTAGTTTTTCTATCTACTTAGACGATTAATGGGGGTGTTTGCACGATCGTGGTGAGAGTTTATCCGGATGAGAGGCCAATCATTCGAAATGCAACTTCGTGAAGCAACTAGCGCCGACACGACGCGTCTTCGCGAGCTCGCCAAGAGCACAATGACCAGTACGTATGCTCTCAGCCCCCAGCAACTCGATGCCATCGTCGAAGAGCACTTTGGGGAGGACCATCTTCTGGAGGTGATCGATGACGGAACTCGCACCCTGCTTGTCAAAGAGAGTAGCGTAGGCAAGACCGATGGCGATGATGAAGCTGAAACGGAAACAACGATCGCTGGATTAGTCGAAGGGTCCCTCGAAGAAAACAACGGGGCGATACACTGGCTGTTCGTCGATCCAGAACACCGCGGAAAGGGGATCGGCACCGAACTCTTCGAATCAATGATCGAGAGGCTTCGAAACCAGGACGCAGAACACGTCACGGCAAGCACTCTTGAGGCCAACATGGAGGGTCACCAGTTCTTCGAGGAGCTCGGGTTCGAACGAGCGGGCGACCGTACCATCGAGGTCGGCGGTGAATCGCTTACCGAATACGAGTACGCCGAATCAGCGCCCAATTCGCCCTCAGAACCGATTTCCGGGCAGGATATGGAGCCTGATACTGAGCTTCCAGAGGCCGAGACGAGCAATGGCATCACCACTGCTACGACCGATGACGGACAGCAGGCATACATAAATCGGGACGAAATGAACACCGGGACTGAAGGACCCTTCTTCGTCGTCTATACTGATGAGGAATACACCGAGCAGTTCGGGTACTACTGTGCC contains:
- a CDS encoding helix-turn-helix domain-containing protein; amino-acid sequence: MASIAEFVIPADEFALRETLERRPELVCEVERVVAHDTTHIIPFIWVSGGELDGLTQLLDTDPSVNDIELLSETDDERLYRLSWADEARVVGHMVSEWKATVHQAVAADGQWSLRVLFPDRSAMSEVSEFAREHGLSLDLRRLYEVDNAERARFDLTESQQKALTAGYEHGYYEIPRDIDMADLATMLDISHQALSERLRRATGNLIENTLLVDETEDE
- a CDS encoding TrmB family transcriptional regulator translates to MTDSSPDRTVDDAAELFEHLGLSQYEARSYIALLRLGSGTAREISNTTDVPRTRIYDAVESLENWGLVDVQHASPKRFQPVSRETAMRIFRREYNLTFRDLSERLDALEPADRSREQPGVWSLTGRGAVDTRVVELIGDAQDDLIFLTVGELLTEGVLDELAAAADRGVSIRVADGTAATHERVASAVPEVEFVEPPWEWHATPTGRLVMADGETILMSVFENGGSPTETAIWGTGSRNSLVVVLKAIFAWWLGNADRFPLSGESG
- a CDS encoding IS1595 family transposase codes for the protein MLVDVLQRTAFGGMLQEVVERQAIVFRPEPLDAIVERRCKRAWEQAPCPECGETTLQTRDESPRVWCRNCRYSFTYTRNTPFANTGLTPGELLLIFILYADTLLSINQIAQLFDSCYDTIHIQLREGEAAFERGFPLVWERIQHTVEGPTQIDETGSKCSGYKGQSPPRDGLSRGGSGEPGRSRWEGAPGDKLTLVAASRDVLRVISAEEGSKYDENLGPVIEEAGDLSQPLGEIWTDELPAYQQMNHEHRTVVHDDKYVSDDGVHTNQVECLWSLIQPWLEKFRGLSKPGLEQSVRTYGFVRTLNLVGAPLHGLVDCFALNVFH
- a CDS encoding bacterio-opsin activator domain-containing protein — translated: METVVTARVPATEFALSTTFEMLPDMEAAVDPIIESGDETATPVVRVRGGDRDALDDAFAADPSVECASPLSSQGAEDACSYRVDWSDDVYRVLNTLTAANGRILNIRGQQARWRFQLLYPRRENLLEAHEHWTEQGVTVDIERIHEADGRPSTDAGFTGT
- a CDS encoding GNAT family N-acetyltransferase, which encodes MQLREATSADTTRLRELAKSTMTSTYALSPQQLDAIVEEHFGEDHLLEVIDDGTRTLLVKESSVGKTDGDDEAETETTIAGLVEGSLEENNGAIHWLFVDPEHRGKGIGTELFESMIERLRNQDAEHVTASTLEANMEGHQFFEELGFERAGDRTIEVGGESLTEYEYAESAPNSPSEPISGQDMEPDTELPEAETSNGITTATTDDGQQAYINRDEMNTGTEGPFFVVYTDEEYTEQFGYYCANCGSLDTVMDNMERIECSGCGNAHAERSGDAYDDSYL